One window of Scheffersomyces stipitis CBS 6054 chromosome 1, whole genome shotgun sequence genomic DNA carries:
- the RPM2 gene encoding RNase P subunit (involved in processing of mitochondrial precursor tRNAs and protein import), with the protein MVFINLIKYAKHSTNYKDSIQFFQSSYPYLNGNSYPLIRHNFFYKTNRWSNEDPHPSNRSRNFLSISHGHYGLYYAMYNHDAQRRKEKKAQEKYIMAYILKSSRSATGADHDRSESFYGSQCRVQLMKKTKFFISKLNQDIQSNIDELKKYTYSLLSILNAVRNFSTFCPKHRKITAETPSLRTDTDGSFESNFLHNQIAAITSTYSSYTDASELNIIYPLYQSLKRNDLTLPSIQLYNIVLSSIEKRALDSEFTLEAIENKLTNLLTVYQDILSSGNKPDTETYNLIIRNLLQGNLDCLHLESSNQYQYFATYKRAQEFCQISIELFNSIKAINQLDLDCLVPKLLVVLDSFPELVTKDLLLRLISAISEVNTLTKDTYCTLIGITKHFTKFGIFEGNSKEIYKFIVSVYSDYKQVIENDDNEFAIYNTLIESLVQNGQLALASEFLDEILLDYKNSFALDKKASKSQVSSLISTYIKQIICSGSRTSLFKGYDLLMKFNRISYIPELSISVYNNMINKFINECNSIQIEKQKLTNSNNKSTFENTSKSQELESLQSSIYKNIWKLYDYIAIRKDFQSMPTMESIRADKFNCREVLLSLTLEMGDHTRIFQLIKEIVVKNHLVFDLNVLKKTLNYLYNGVVYNREQGEHFNRYYLGLVWNLVESQAQHYSSNSKDLNDFFSEFVSFLLVPVPQNSPAIPDIIDYNIQMFMNSLTLENAIKDFNFQSDNIYGLIIASKLIMNYSGKDITIINKILSFQAQLVKLFEDSDNHYVELNAELLSFRSELKVSFKSLLERFKDRIVFNQAILEGCKFYDIEVNSPVDPESEIEWTYDLNLSYVLSTNYDVGVSKFIEMFQKGYNFSSGTWEIIFNYNFAVDVLEANFPIKVGDFVMRFMQSNVEHDMKVDLITKLINYNSDKINIKIVQLLLENPSMLLSGTSTDCKVLIYLIKSSEDSPNLYLQALLNDRSFFQSIFSINHDEAWIVEYFKFLKLRGNARELTSIVEDFGIITTGSKLDSAQFKLMYHYLMSLIESDNLAKFNTVFQETFTNQNTSYASDVEFLEMMISYNLAVKSDESLKMIWTDFRKFQYKSQNLKELILLAELISYFRTGEIPKHSNHQVKTIEELAIRLLSSNVGEMDKLYTKNKQLLPNKERKLQLPTVKSDDILRVSFRNVLKFLKLEGFRNVNSEVFVKMIEFLKLIQASDILNIILTKFLHNSKITDILNFYFLEVQLFEDTDKMKVLKSLHSSFKSLGDSFNARVIDDYIHGQTMA; encoded by the exons atggtattcatcaacttgataaAATATGCGAAACACTCTACCAACTACAAGGACTCGATCCAGTTCTTTCAGAGCTCGTATCCGTACCTCAATGGGAACAGCTACCCTCTCATAAGACACAACTTTTTCTACAAAACGAACAGATGGTCCAACGAAGATCCACACCCTTCCaacagaagtagaaatttCCTCAGCATCTCGCACGGCCATTATGGTCTCTACTATGCCATGTATAACCATGATGCACAACgtagaaaagagaagaaagccCAGGAAAAATACATCATGGCTTATATTCTTAAGAGCTCTCGTTCTGCTACCGGTGCTGATCATGATCGTAGTGAAAGCTTCTATGGTAGTCAGTGTCGTGTTCAGCtcatgaagaagacgaagttTTTTATTCTGAAACTCAACCAGGACATCCAAAGCAACATAgatgagttgaagaaatataCCTATAGCTTGCTTTCGATTTTGAATGCT GTGAGAAACTTTTCGACTTTCTGTCCCAAACATAGAAAA ATTACCGCAGAAACACCTTCATTACGAACTGATACAGACGGTTCTTTTGAGTCTAATTTTTTGCATAATCAAATCGCTGCCATCACATCTACGTATTCGTCATACACTGATGCCAGTGAATTGAACATAATTTACCCCTTATACCAATCATTGAAGAGAAATGACTTGACATTGCCTTCTATTCAATTATACAACATAGTGTTGTCTTCCATCGAGAAGAGAGCTTTGGATTCGGAGTTCACCTTGGAAGCCATTGAGAAcaagttgaccaacttgttgacGGTATACCAAGATATTCTTTCTAGTGGTAACAAGCCTGATACAGAGACATACAATTTGATTATCAGAAATCTTTTGCAAGGAAACTTGGATTGCCTTCACTTAGAATCAAGCAACCAGTACCAGTATTTTGCGACTTACAAGAGAGCTCAGGAGTTCTGTCAAATCAGtattgaattgttcaattcgATCAAAGCAATTAACCAGTTAGATTTGGACTGTTTGGTTCCTAAGTTGTTGGTGGTTTTGGATAGCTTTCCAGAACTCGTTACCAaagacttgttgttgagattgATCTCAGCAATTTCGGAAGTAAATACGCTTACTAAAGATACCTACTGCACATTGATTGGAATAACCAAGCATTTCACTAAGTTTGGTATTTTTGAAGGTAACAGTAAAgaaatctacaagtttATTGTATCTGTCTACTCGGACTACAAGCAAgttattgaaaatgacgaCAATGAGTTTGCCATTTACAACACATTAATAGAATCATTGGTTCAAAATGGTCAATTAGCTCTAGCCAGTGAATTCTTGGATGAAATCCTTTTGGACTACAAGAATTCCTTTGCGTTAGACAAAAAGGCGTCCAAGTCTCAAGTGTCTAGTCTAATCTCAACATACATCAAGCAGATTATCTGCTCGGGTTCGAGAACTAGTTTGTTTAAAGGTTATGAtttattgatgaaattcaACAGAATTAGTTACATTCCGGAATTATCTATTTCTGTGTACAACAATatgatcaacaagtttaTCAATGAATGCAATTctattcaaattgaaaaacaaaagttgACAAACTCGAACAACAAATCAACTTTTGAAAACACTTCAAAGTCTCAAGAACTCGAAAGCTTGCAGTCCTCAATCTACAAGAATATTTGGAAATTGTACGACTATATTGCAATTAGAAAAGATTTCCAATCAATGCCTACAATGGAGTCCATCAGAGCTGATAAGTTCAATTGCCGTGAAgttttgctttctttgaCTTTAGAAATGGGCGATCATAcaagaatttttcaattgatcaaagaaatcGTCGTCAAAAACCACCTTGTCTTTGACTTGAATGTCCTCAAGAAAACCTTGAACTATTTGTACAATGGAGTTGTATACAATAGAGAACAAGGTGAACACTTCAACCGCTATTACTTGGGATTGGTTTGGAATTTGGTAGAATCGCAGGCTCAACACTATCTGTCAAACAGCAAAGATTTGaacgacttcttctctgaATTTGTGAGTTTCTTGCTAGTTCCTGTGCCTCAAAATTCCCCAGCTATTCCAGATATTATTGATTATAATATCCAAATGTTTATGAATTCTTTGACTTTAGAAAACGCCATAAAAGATTTTAATTTCCAATCGGATAACATCTATGGCTTAATTATAGCGTCGAAGCTTATCATGAATTACAGCGGCAAGGATAtcaccatcatcaacaagattttACTGTTCCAAGCTCAACTTGTCAAATTGTTCGAAGATTCTGACAACCATTACGTCGAGTTGAATGcagaacttcttctgtttaGACTGGAATTGAAAGTTTCTTTCAAGTCCTTGTTGGAAAGATTCAAAGATCGAATCGTATTCAACCAAGCCATATTAGAAGGGTGTAAATTTTATGACATTGAGGTCAACAGTCCTGTGGATCCAGAGAGTGAAATTGAGTGGACATACGATCTCAATTTGAGTTATGTATTATCCACTAACTATGATGTCGGAGTTTCTAAGTTTATTGAAATGTTCCAGAAAGGATACAATTTCAGTAGTGGAACATGGgaaatcatcttcaattacaattttgctgttgatgttcttgagGCAAACTTTCCAATCAAAGTTGGAGATTTTGTCATGAGATTTATGCAGCTGAATGTTGAACATGACATGAAAGTTGACTTGATAAcgaagttgatcaactacaacagcgacaagatcaacatcAAGATTGTACAGTTGCTACTTGAGAATCCTTCTATGTTGCTCAGTGGAACATCAACTGATTGTAAGGTTTTGATTTACTTGATAAAGTCATCAGAAGATTCACCAAACTTGTACTTGCAAGCATTGCTCAATGATCGTTCTTTTTTTCAACTGATTTTCAGTATCAATCATGATGAGGCTTGGATAGttgaatacttcaaatTTTTGAAACTTCGAGGTAATGCAAGAGAGCTCACCTCgattgttgaagatttcgGTATTATAACTACTGGAAGCAAGCTTGACTCAGCTCAGTTCAAACTCATGTATCACTATTTGATGTCCTTAATCGAGTCTGATAATTTGGCAAAGTTCAATACTGTTTTCCAGGAGACTTTCACAAACCAAAATACTTCATACGCCAGCGACGTTGAGTTTTTGGAAATGATGATCAGCTACAATTTGGCAGTGAAGTCCGATGAAAGTCTCAAGATGATTTGGACTGACTTCAGAAAATTTCAGTACAAGTCGCAAAATTTGAAAGAGCTCATCTTGTTGGCAGAACTAATTCTGTATTTTAGAACTGGTGAAATTCCAAAGCATTCTAACCACCAGGTTAAGACTATTGAAGAGCTTGCAATTAGGCTCTTGTCTTCTAACGTTGGTGAAATGGATAAGTTGTACACGAAAAACAAGCAATTGCTTCCGAATAAGGAAAGAAAGTTGCAGTTG CCTACTGTCAAAAGCGACGACATCTTGAGAGTTTCGTTCAGAAATGTGctcaaattcttgaagctTGAAGGGTTCAGAAACGTCAACAGTGAAGTTTTTGTGAAGATGATcgaattcttgaagttgatacAAGCCAGTGATATCTTGAATATCATATTGACGAAGTTTTTGCACAACAGCAAAATTACCGACATTTTGAACTTTTACTTTTTGGAAGTTCAGTTGTTTGAAGATACTGACAAAATGAAGGTATTGAAGTCTCTCCATAGTAGCTTCAAGCTGTTGGGAGACTCATTTAATGCTCGTGTTATAGACGACTATATTCACGGTCAAACCATGGCCTAG
- the UFO1 gene encoding F-box ubiquitin ligase, whose translation MTLLLAENSQTDHLGNSVVALPRSSFEQSRYSQVSINDLPTELLIHVFSNLDPVYLNTMRLVCKRWNFVINDRQTWINSFNLKFNTPVVFPSLTNSANWMSEYFTRLQVIKNWKKGTALHSSYQLINNEYRFNDCILTNFSGNSGLGRILVFSKKYGNIALSNLKNGKNQSFIPGGNPQAYENLSFALNWNHLLIGKLNGEIHLKNLLTSTSSGSTRSSSTVFADPVSHDKSPVMVVEINSSGTDKYKSKVDVISGSFAGSLKLWNMNGQVVKLIRFPGEIILNVKSNFKKFIVVTTDCCIHIVDYNTYDVVATMELGFSIENHEEPTIHGYYDTFLRVRNTLDVDFGNSNIVVCYQSIVKVFNFKDLNNIHERQVVLPEGVFVIKSKMQTISNNKINGTRNPRIIGGDGLLFANSLSDDTVIIWNVREDENYRPSTITPHCTIRLTFRDIKYTTQGGVFDYILDRNLPFITSIALNSSIIAIGGYNGVANAYDVFTGKFIKEIYVKFPKRFNHMYDELIPITDIKLNDNQQDASGVIVCGDTMQYFQFGETRLTVTGASEGGKKQKANVGSYNKHESKKKIKDGWEDYDTQRWIQKKQQDLFDKYNGQLDEDDDELSLALALSQSVHHNNDDLKIAIELSKQLNEEDRQAAEINDEEDEVMRRVLELSLHEH comes from the exons ATGACTTTGCTTCTCGCTGAAAACTCACAGACAGATCATTTGGGTAACTCTGTAGTGGCGTTGCCGCGAAGTCTGTTTGAGCAGAGTCGGTACTCGCAGGTTCTGATCAATGACCTACCCACAGAATTACTCATCCATGTATTTTCCAACCTAGATCCCGTTTACTTGAACACCATGAGACTTGTTTGCAAGCGGTGGAATTTCGTTATTAATGACAGACAGACTTGGATCAACTCgttcaatttgaagttcaatACTCCTGTAGTTTTCCCCAGTTTGACCAATTCGGCTAACTGGATGCTGGAGTATTTCACACGTTTGCAAGTGATCAAGAACTGGAAGAAAGGCACTGCTTTACACTCGTCTTACCAGCTTATCAATAATGAGTATCGTTTTAATGACTGTATACTTACAAACTTCTCGGGTAATTCTGGTCTCGGTCGTATTCTTGtattttccaagaaataCGGCAATATAGCTCTCAGTAACTTGAAAAACGGTAAGAACCAGAGCTTTATCCCCGGAGGAAATCCACAAGCTTATGAAAACTTATCTTTTGCACTCAACTGGAATCATCTTTTGATTGGAAAGTTGAATGGTGAGATACATCTCAAAAACTTGCTTACCTCTACATCTTCAGGCTCAACTCggtcttcttccactgtGTTCGCAGACCCAGTATCTCACGACAAAAGTCCAGTGATGGTTGTAGAAATCAACCTGAGCGGAACAGATAAATACAAACTGAAAGTAGACGTGATATCGGGCTCCTTTGCTGGCAGTTTGAAGCTCTGGAATATGAATGGCCAGGTAGTAAAGCTCATTCGGTTTCCTGGCGAAATCATCTTGAATGTCAAatccaacttcaagaaatttATTGTAGTAACAACTGATTGCTGTATCCATATTGTAGATTACAACACGTATGATGTTGTGGCCACTATGGAATTGGGCTTCAGTATAGAAAACCACGAAGAGCCTACTATCCATGGATACTACGATACGTTTCTCCGAGTACGGAATACATTGGATGTCGATTTCGGCAATTCCAACATCGTAGTTTGCTATCAGTCTATAGTCAAGgttttcaacttcaaggacttgaatAACATTCACGAGAGGCAAGTGGTATTGCCTGAAGGTGTATTTGtcatcaagtccaagatgCAGACGATATCTAACAATAAGATCAATGGGACCAGAAACCCACGCATCATTGGAGGCGATGGACTTCTATTTGCAAACTCTTTGTCTGATGATACGGTGATTATTTGGAATGTGCGAGAAGACGAAAACTACAGGCCTTCCACCATTACTCCCCATTGCACTATTCGGTTGACGTTCCGCGATATTAAGTACACCACACAGGGAGGAGTTTTTGATTACATCCTAGACAGAAACCTTCCGTTTATTACCAGTATAGCGTTGAACAGCTCGATCATCGCTATAGGCGGGTACAACGGTGTCGCCAATGCATACGATGTGTTTACAGGTAAATTCATCAAGGAGATCTACGTAAAGTTTCCAAAAAGGTTTAACCACATGTATGACGAGTTGATACCAATCACTgacatcaagttgaatgaCAACCAACAGGATGCCAGTGGGGTAATTGTTTGTGGTGACACAATGCAATATTTTCAGTTTGGCGAAACCCGGTTAACAGTTACTGGTGCAAGTGAAGGAGGTAAAAAGCAAAAGGCAAATGTAGGATCGTACAACAAACACGAGtctaagaagaaaatcaaagaCGGCTGGGAAGACTACGATACCCAGAGATggatccagaagaaacaacagGATCTCTTTGACAAATACAATGGGCAGTTggacgaagacgacgatgaaCTCTCGCTAGCATTAGCTTTGAGTCAGAGCGTTCACCATAACA acgacgacttgAAGATAGCTATCGAATTGTCAAAGCAATTGAACGAGGAGGA TAGACAAGCAGCCGAAATCAACGACGAGGAGGACGAAGTAATGAGACGGGTGTTGGAGCTCTCACTCCATGAACATTAA
- the CLU1 gene encoding accessory factor to EIF3 (Eukaryotic translation initiation factor 3 135 kDa subunit (eIF3 p135) (Translation initiation factor eIF3, p135 subunit)), with amino-acid sequence MSGETPVKPVEVDNDVEALESAKELSLKIDLPACLNAGDSLSIPSNYDETINDLKQALSLLPLSRSLTNYTIYINGTNVSDSVDDLTTFSQLFELFQWDSVDLLKVTIKERAYTLAAVYEQISRFREIIGLHYVDRMAEDLGVASGVSRLNELTLNAVKERENQEEKDRNEKSEKDEKDEKSEETEESFVLNEEDIKSLKISAEDLSSTIDIDLAATAASFNNIHTKIKLPIKSLTISQWSPVPAFQKNKGDLLYLTLQTLENETFNITCHFSGFFVNRSSTVNFNPEVKVNEKGQVSKNYLLVNLVDSLSPSFSKVLEENELSLSTSSEHPETYLLPNNSFLATPWYIDTVHAKNYPDVSRSQLPLILNGVDGSDYVKDWNEDFQSVRELPNTNIQERILREKLIQKALFDFTKTATDTSVNIIKGNLTPMNPNEEEGKHIYLKNGIFYASDATSVEVFEATGAEEAARYVASKDLAGVKVLNKADVPGVNNLVTCIVDYLGKRIVCQAPVPGIFNAAAEGEEEKVVYGLSTDGSTISQDKSFEEPLKQIAEVFHLKPHTVEVSDEIKSESELLVSKDTKGIKGTDSRKYVIDLYRTTPRDIQFTEAHFDASNDTSYPHGESLLRHEAVAEWWKRKVSALFKAETEKLEKEGKMESKDGEKPQIVLPTDQVVFNPDAFSFDSESDEDREVVRNLSKFVKEKLIEEFLTEFPSQVAPFDGQQLTSILHRQGINMRYLDEQTKATYEPTLANYDALYRVTVQEMIARAAKHLLRKLSADVPVNLFASFVAHFHNCLLGAAVNAQPAVEIEELYRSFYPESAFNFTKLNSDQVIALITKEVFLRFRYALPEDWSSVLIHPIPLMREIALKFGIQWKAQKYVFTAQEFAAYKEKFATTSKQVETAKSKKKGKKIQVVTEVVSERDSIFVADDIVNFVPIVKDSSYKASLIDEIFQSARSHIASGEKDVGLSIFNELVAIQEQIYGRVNSETARFYTLLAQVYSELGYQSQAAFVSRKAIILSERTTGFDSYDTITAYLNSGFYEAANFDLINSVSLYNQAVATWTSVYGKGHPTLINTLTNIAENYSRASQNESAIKLLESALEFSKLANGEVSEITGIVTFRLANCLINTSKFDQSLELYRACEATFEKVLGPDDALTKQASKYVSSIETYVKELAQQAVASGNSKIKVKSQTETVKNGKKNGKKSAIPQPDPEIASKSIDDILQFIEGNNPKKSSKKSKKSKK; translated from the exons ATGTCTGGTGAGACCCCTGTGAAACCCGTCGAGGTTGACAATGATGTGGAAGCCCTCGAGTCAGCCAAAGAGCTCAGCTTGAAGATTGACTTACCAGCTTGCTTAAATGCTGGAGACAGCTTGCTGATTCCATCTAACTATGACGAAAccatcaacgacttgaaacAAGCTCTTAGCCTTTTGCCTCTCAGCAGAAGCTTAACCAACTACACTATCTACATAAATGGAACCAATGTCTCAGACTCAGTAGACGATCTTACCACTTTCTCGCAGTTGTTTGAACTCTTCCAATGGGACTCTGTagatttgttgaaagtAACCATCAAAGAAAGAGCTTATACATTGGCTGCAGTGTATGAGCAGATTTCTCGTTTCAGAGAGATCATTGGTTTGCATTATGTGGACAGAATGGctgaagatcttggagttgCTAGCGGTGTTTCCAGATTGAACGAGTTGACATTGAACGCTgtgaaagaaagagagaatcaagaagaaaaagatagaaatgaaaaatctgaaaaagaCGAAAAAGACgaaaaatctgaagaaactgaagaatcttttgttctcaatgaagaagacataAAGTCGCTTAAGATTTCTGCTGAAGATTTGTCTTCCACCATTGACATCGATCTTGCTGCTACTGCTGCttcattcaacaacatACACACCAAGATCAAACTTCCAATCAAGTCTTTGACTATTTCACAATGGTCTCCTGTTCCAGCtttccagaagaacaaaggTGACTTGTTGTACTTGACTTTGCAGACTTTGGAAAACGAAACTTTCAATATCACCTGCCActtttctggtttcttcgtGAACAGAAGTTCTACTGTTAACTTCAATCCAGAAGTCAAGGTGAACGAGAAGGGTCAAGTGTCCAAGAACTACTTACTTGTCAACTTGGTAGACTCGTTGTCGCCTTCTTTCTCgaaagttcttgaagaaaatgaactTAGCTTATCTACTTCCAGTGAACATCCAGAGACCTATTTGTTGCCTAACAACTCATTCTTGGCTACACCTTGGTACATCGATACCGTCCACGCCAAAAACTATCCTGATGTATCGAGATCTCAATTGCCATTGATACTTAACGGTGTAGATGGCTCTGATTACGTCAAGGACTGGAACGAAGACTTCCAGTCTGTGCGTGAGTTACCCAATACAAACATTCAAGAACGTATCTTGcgtgaaaagttgatccaaAAGGCTCTTTTCGACTTCACCAAAACTGCTACCGACACTTCCGTCAACATTATCAAGGGCAACTTGACTCCTATGAATCCTAACGAAGAAGAGGGAAAGCATatctacttgaagaacgGGATCTTCTATGCATCTGATGCTACCTCTGTTGAGGTCTTTGAAGCTACTGgtgctgaagaagctgccAGATATGTTGCTTCGAAAGACTTGGCTGGTGTGAAAGTGTTGAACAAAGCTGATGTTCCCGGTGTCAATAATTTGGTCACCTGTATTGTAGATTACTTGGGTAAGAGAATTGTGTGTCAAGCTCCTGTTCCCGGTATCTTCAATGCTGCTGcagaaggtgaagaagaaaaggttgTCTACGGTTTGTCTACTGACGGTTCTACTATTCTGCAAGACAAGTCGTTTGAAGAGCCTTTGAAGCAAATTGCTGAAGTCTTCCACTTGAAGCCTCACACTGTAGAAGTTTCTGATGAGATCaagtcagaatcagaattgTTGGTTTCTAAAGACACCAAGGGTATCAAAGGTACTGACTCTCGTAAGTATGTTATTGACTTGTACAGAACTACACCTCGTGACATTCAGTTTACCGAAGCTCACTTCGATGCTAGCAACGATACCTCCTACCCACACGGAGAGTCTCTTCTCAGACATGAAGCTGTAGCTGAATGGTGGAAGCGTAAGGTCTCTGCCTTGTTTAAGGCTGAAACcgagaagttggaaaaagaaggaaagatGGAAAGCAAGGATGGCGAAAAGCCTCAGATTGTCTTGCCTACTGACCAAGTTGTTTTCAACCCTGATGCTTTCTCGTTTGACTCTGAAAGCGACGAAGACAGAGAAGTTGTGAGAAACTTGTCTAAGTTTGTcaaggagaagttgattgagGAGTTCTTAACTGAATTCCCAAGTCAAGTAGCCCCTTTCGACGGTCAGCAATTGACTAGTATCTTGCACAGACAAGGTATTAACATGAGATATTTGG atgaaCAAACGAAGGCTACTTATGAACCCACTCTTGCCAACTACGATGCTCTCTACCGCGTAACTGTTCAAGAAATGATTGCTAGAGCAGCCAAGCACTTGTTGCGTAAGTTGTCAGCTGATGTTCCAGTCAATTTGTTTGCTTCTTTTGTGGCACACTTCCACAACTGTTTACTTGGAGCTGCTGTTAATGCCCAACCtgctgttgaaattgaagagttgtATAGGTCATTCTACCCTGAATCAGCTTTCAACTTTACCAAATTGAATTCCGACCAGGTTATTGCATTGATCACAAAGGAAGTCTTCCTTCGTTTCAGATACGCTTTGCCAGAAGATTGGTCTTCGGTTTTGATCCATCCAATTCCTTTGATGAGAGAAATCGCTCTCAAATTTGGTATTCAGTGGAAGGCTCAAAAATATGTTTTCACTGCTCAAGAGTTCGCTGCTtacaaagaaaagtttgCCACTACTTCCAAGCAGGTTGAAACTGcaaagtccaagaagaagggcAAGAAAATTCAGGTTGTCACTGAAGTCGTTTCGGAAAGAGACTCCATCTTTGTCGCTGACGACATAGTCAACTTTGTTCCAATCGTCAAGGACTCGAGCTACAAGGCTTCTCTCATAGATGAAATCTTCCAGAGTGCCAGATCCCATATCGCTCTGGGTGAAAAGGATGTAGGTCTCTCTATTTTCAACGAATTGGTAGCtattcaagaacaaatctATGGTAGAGTCAATTCTGAAACTGCAAGATTCTACACCTTACTTGCACAAGTCTACTCTGAGCTTGGTTATCAATCGCAAGCTGCGTTTGTTTCTCGTAAAGCTATCATCTTGTCGGAAAGAACTACTGGTTTTGATTCCTATGATACCATTACTGCCTACTTGAACTCTGGTTTCTACGAAGCTGCCAACTTtgacttgatcaattctgTCAGCTTGTACAATCAGGCTGTTGCTACTTGGACTTCTGTTTACGGAAAGGGACATCCAACTCTCATCAATACTTTAACCAACATTGCTGAAAATTACTCTAGGGCCAGTCAAAATGAGTCTGCGATCAAGCTTCTTGAATCTGCTCTTGAATTCTCTAAGCTTGCCAACggagaagtttctgaaATTACAGGTATTGTGACTTTCAGATTGGCTAACTGTTTGATCAACACCAGCAAGTTTGACCAATCTTTAGAATTGTACCGTGCTTGTGAGGCCACCTTTGAGAAGGTTCTCGGCCCAGATGACGCTTTGACTAAGCAGGCTTCAAAGTACGTCTCCAGCATTGAAACCTATGTCAA agagTTAGCTCAGCAAGCTGTTGCCTCTGGAAATAGCAAGATCAAAGTCAAGTCTCAGACTGAAACTGTGAAGAATGGCAAGAAGAATGGTAAGAAGTCGGCTATTCCACAACCAGACCCTGAAATCGCTTCCAAGTCTATTGACGATATCTTACAGTTCATTGAAGGTAACAATCCAAAGAAGTCTAGcaagaagagcaagaagtcgaagaagTAA
- the MMT2 gene encoding mitochondrial protein with role in iron accumulation codes for MSSSSQSQQSADKSTEKSHTTSAHHTHSHEEEHHSLFGHSHSHGHHQPNELLPLSKESIVKNPAVRITWIGLIVNVSMALSKGIGGVYFHSQALIADAIHSVSDMLADFLTLATVNVAAKVGTPVKFPLGYGKLETVGSLMVSSVLLFAGISVGWNSLLQVFEFFLPTYLYEYASMIHIGHSHSHTSLNTSDGGHSHSHSHGSLAGEDYELDSSLAATRQAPNINAAWLAGASIIVKEVLFRKTMKIAVQTNSKVLVANAWHHRVDSLTAFVALLTVTGGVFFNIAWLDSIGGICVSALIIRAGWGTFKSAWFELIDRGEEPGTEDYNKIHDIITDELSDNSVLDTFTLSQLSVMTSGANTNIYVTLSTKENFDLKTLNQIEHQVKSAICKEDKFVRNIYVSFKSQQTEAETKKPMEHSDSRSDSHNHSH; via the coding sequence ATGTCATCTTCGTCCCAGTCTCAGCAACTGGCTGATAAGAgcactgaaaaatcacaTACCACCTCTGCACACCACACACATTCtcatgaagaagagcaCCATTCGCTATTTGGACATTCACATTCACACGGCCACCATCAGCCCAATGAGTTGTTACCTCTTTCAAAAGAGTCtatagtgaaaaatccgGCTGTGAGAATCACCTGGATCGGTCTTATCGTAAATGTATCTATGGCTCTTTCCAAAGGTATTGGTGGAGTCTACTTTCATTCTCAAGCTCTCATAGCCGATGCTATCCATTCGGTGTCTGATATGTTAGCTGACTTTTTGACGTTGGCAACCGTCAATGTAGCTGCTAAAGTGGGCACTCCCGTCAAGTTCCCTTTGGGGTACGGCAAGTTAGAAACTGTAGGATCTCTCATGGTTAGTTCAGTTCTTCTCTTTGCGGGAATATCCGTAGGTTGGAACTCACTTTTGCAGGTATTTGAGTTCTTTTTACCTACATATTTGTACGAGTATGCCTCTATGATTCACATAGGCCATTCGCATTCTCACACTAGTCTTAACACTTCCGATGGAGGCCATTCGCACAGCCATAGCCACGGAAGTTTAGCAGGTGAAGACTACGAGTTGGACTCCAGCCTTGCAGCAACCAGACAAGCTCCCAACATCAATGCTGCTTGGCTTGCAGGTGCATCTATTATCGTAAAAGAGGTATTGTTTCGAAAAACCATGAAAATTGCTGTTCAAACCAACTCCAAGGTTCTTGTAGCAAATGCCTGGCATCACAGAGTTGATTCCTTGACTGCATTTGTGGCTTTATTGACAGTTACTGGTGGtgtatttttcaacattGCCTGGCTAGACTCGATTGGTGGAATCTGTGTGTCGGCATTGATCATCCGAGCTGGCTGGGGTACATTCAAAAGCGCATGGTTCGAGTTGATTGACCGTGGTGAAGAGCCTGGTACTGAAGATTACAATAAGATCCATGACATCATCACTGATGAGTTGCTGGACAATAGCGTCTTAGACACATTTACTTTGTCGCAGTTGTCTGTAATGACGTCTGGAGCCAACACCAATATATATGTCACATTATCTACCAAGGAGAATTTTGACTTGAAGACGTTGAACCAGATCGAACACCAAGTCAAGCTGGCTATCTGCAAGGAAGATAAGTTCGTGAGAAACATCTATGTTCTGTTCAAGTCCCAGCAGacagaagcagaaacaAAGAAGCCAATGGAACATTCTGACTCACGTTCAGATTCACATAACCATAGTCATTAG